The proteins below are encoded in one region of Pirellulales bacterium:
- a CDS encoding amidohydrolase family protein codes for MNYLRSSLVVAICLVLCGDQGPARAAPRIAPFPGLREPVLTAHAITGARIVVSPDRTIENGTIVFRDGVIVAVGEKVTPPADAQIHDAKGKTVYAGFIDAYSELPADASRAVANDKSGAGYWNGNILPQVAAIAIYAPDNDANRKYRSQGVAVRLVAPSAGIIKGASALVTTGDESGRETILKDQVALHAKLTTARGLAGYPNSPMGAYTLVRQALYDAGWYSQAWHAYEGNKDLPRPERSDALAALRGYLGGKQPVMIDAADEIYFLRADRIGKEFGLDVIVRGSGDEYRRLADIVATKRSVIVPLDFPKAPNVSTPEGAANVSLERLMHWDIAPENPARLADAGVKFAFTTRGLKDPGALLGAVRKAVERGLKPEAALRALTVTPAELFGMADRLGTLESGKAANIVVASGDLLQKKSKVLETWVDGRRYEIEASPTVDVRGTWQVEITKPDGAKETLTIALKGSPTKLSGKVKRGDKSTALVSPALAEWHFTTSFKGEPLGLEGVLQLTATIAQTPAAAADAVVDLTWLGAVVWPSGEQTSSTAKREKPAEASDADDAAETKEEKKEDDAEKEKPTEANDEQVVKKDEEPAKSDDTEADKKAAEKPNDAAEKADASKSDSKDDAGKKEKSEKPKKPVRALAEVNYPLGEFGRKAAPEQPAAVLFKNATMWTSGPQGLLENADVLIEQGKIKAVGVNLAVPNGAITVDATGKHISPGIIDCHSHIATDGGVNESGQTITAEVRVGDFVDPNDINIYRQLAGGVTSSNILHGSANTIGGQNQVLKFRWGAGPEELKFAAAPQGIKFALGENVKQSNWGERANNRYPQTRMGVEQLVRDAFRAAQQYRQDHDQWNRTKTGLPPRTDLELEALAEVVEGKRLIHCHSYRQDEILALLRTCESFNVKIATLQHILEGYKVADVMAKHGVGGSSFSDWWAFKFEVLDAIPYNGALMHNAGVVVSFNSDDAELARRLNLEASKAVKYGGVQPEEALKFVTLNPAKQLRIDQFVGSLEPGKDADLVVWSASPLSTYGRCEQTWVDGRRYFDLGEDQQLRQDAAKLRAALVQRVLSSGEPTATPEDEKKRESEFWPREDIFCHHGELDGHGH; via the coding sequence ATGAACTACTTGAGAAGCTCGCTGGTTGTTGCGATCTGCTTGGTTCTATGCGGTGATCAGGGGCCGGCTCGTGCAGCGCCGCGAATCGCCCCCTTTCCCGGCTTGCGCGAGCCAGTCTTGACCGCGCACGCCATCACGGGTGCCAGGATCGTCGTCTCGCCTGACCGTACGATCGAAAACGGCACGATCGTTTTCCGCGACGGGGTCATCGTGGCCGTTGGTGAAAAAGTGACGCCGCCGGCCGATGCACAGATTCATGACGCCAAGGGCAAGACTGTCTACGCCGGCTTCATCGACGCCTACAGCGAATTGCCGGCCGACGCATCGCGGGCCGTGGCGAACGACAAGTCCGGCGCCGGTTACTGGAACGGTAATATTCTGCCGCAGGTCGCTGCGATTGCGATTTATGCACCCGATAATGACGCCAACCGCAAGTATCGATCTCAAGGGGTTGCGGTGCGGTTGGTCGCTCCGTCGGCGGGCATCATCAAGGGTGCAAGCGCCCTGGTGACCACCGGGGATGAATCGGGTCGCGAAACGATTCTGAAGGATCAGGTCGCCCTGCATGCCAAGCTAACCACGGCACGCGGATTGGCAGGCTACCCCAACTCGCCGATGGGTGCGTACACGTTGGTGCGACAGGCCCTTTACGATGCCGGCTGGTATTCGCAGGCGTGGCACGCTTACGAAGGAAACAAGGACCTGCCACGCCCCGAGCGGAGCGATGCGTTGGCTGCGCTGCGTGGTTATCTCGGCGGCAAGCAGCCAGTCATGATTGATGCGGCGGATGAAATTTACTTTCTGCGAGCGGATCGCATCGGCAAGGAGTTCGGCCTGGATGTGATCGTACGAGGCTCAGGGGACGAGTATCGCCGGCTGGCGGATATTGTCGCCACGAAACGCTCGGTCATCGTGCCGCTGGATTTCCCGAAGGCGCCGAATGTTTCCACACCTGAGGGTGCCGCGAATGTTTCGCTCGAGCGGCTGATGCATTGGGACATCGCTCCCGAGAATCCCGCGCGCCTGGCTGATGCCGGCGTGAAGTTTGCCTTCACGACTCGTGGGCTCAAAGATCCTGGCGCATTGCTGGGCGCAGTCCGCAAAGCCGTCGAGCGGGGCCTGAAGCCAGAGGCGGCGCTTCGCGCATTGACAGTCACGCCAGCTGAACTGTTCGGCATGGCGGATCGCTTGGGCACGCTCGAATCTGGGAAAGCCGCGAATATTGTCGTCGCTAGCGGCGACCTATTGCAGAAGAAATCGAAGGTTCTGGAGACCTGGGTCGACGGCCGTCGTTACGAGATCGAAGCCAGTCCGACGGTCGACGTGCGCGGGACTTGGCAGGTCGAGATTACGAAGCCGGATGGCGCCAAAGAAACACTCACGATCGCGCTCAAAGGGTCCCCGACGAAACTATCGGGCAAGGTCAAGCGTGGCGATAAGTCGACGGCGCTTGTCAGCCCGGCGCTTGCCGAATGGCATTTCACGACCTCCTTCAAAGGAGAACCGCTTGGGCTGGAAGGGGTGCTGCAATTGACGGCGACCATCGCACAGACGCCCGCGGCGGCGGCCGATGCCGTGGTAGACCTTACCTGGCTGGGAGCCGTGGTTTGGCCCAGTGGTGAACAGACCTCGTCAACGGCGAAGCGCGAGAAGCCGGCCGAGGCCTCTGATGCCGACGACGCAGCCGAGACGAAGGAGGAAAAGAAGGAAGACGACGCAGAGAAAGAGAAGCCGACCGAGGCCAACGACGAACAGGTCGTGAAAAAGGACGAGGAGCCGGCAAAGTCGGATGACACGGAGGCTGACAAGAAGGCTGCGGAGAAACCGAACGATGCAGCGGAGAAGGCAGACGCTTCTAAGAGCGACAGTAAGGACGATGCCGGTAAGAAAGAGAAGTCGGAAAAGCCGAAGAAGCCGGTGCGCGCGCTCGCCGAAGTGAACTACCCATTGGGCGAGTTTGGTCGAAAAGCCGCGCCCGAGCAACCTGCAGCCGTGTTATTCAAAAACGCCACAATGTGGACAAGTGGACCACAGGGCCTGTTGGAAAATGCTGACGTCCTCATCGAGCAGGGAAAGATCAAGGCCGTGGGCGTCAACCTGGCCGTCCCGAATGGTGCGATAACCGTCGACGCGACGGGCAAGCACATCTCGCCGGGAATTATTGATTGCCATTCGCATATCGCAACCGACGGCGGCGTGAACGAATCGGGCCAAACGATTACGGCCGAAGTTCGCGTCGGCGATTTTGTTGATCCCAACGACATTAACATCTACCGCCAACTGGCCGGCGGCGTGACGAGCTCGAATATCCTGCACGGGTCGGCCAATACGATCGGCGGTCAGAACCAGGTGCTGAAGTTCCGTTGGGGCGCCGGGCCGGAGGAATTGAAATTCGCCGCGGCGCCGCAGGGAATCAAGTTCGCGCTGGGTGAAAACGTCAAGCAAAGCAATTGGGGCGAGAGGGCCAACAATCGTTATCCGCAAACACGGATGGGGGTCGAGCAGTTGGTGCGGGATGCGTTCCGCGCGGCGCAACAATATCGCCAGGACCACGACCAGTGGAATCGCACGAAGACCGGTTTGCCGCCGAGAACGGATCTGGAACTGGAAGCCTTGGCCGAGGTGGTCGAAGGCAAACGCCTGATTCACTGCCACTCGTATCGTCAGGACGAGATTCTCGCCCTGCTGCGAACGTGCGAGTCGTTCAACGTGAAAATCGCCACGCTGCAGCACATTCTCGAAGGCTACAAAGTCGCTGACGTCATGGCGAAACACGGCGTCGGCGGATCGAGTTTTTCGGACTGGTGGGCCTTTAAGTTCGAAGTGCTGGACGCGATTCCTTACAACGGCGCCCTGATGCACAACGCCGGCGTGGTAGTGTCGTTCAATTCGGACGACGCCGAGTTGGCGCGGCGGTTGAACCTGGAAGCGTCGAAAGCCGTGAAATATGGCGGGGTGCAGCCTGAGGAGGCACTGAAATTCGTCACATTGAATCCGGCCAAGCAATTGCGCATCGACCAGTTTGTGGGATCGCTTGAGCCCGGCAAGGACGCGGACCTGGTCGTTTGGAGTGCTTCCCCGCTGTCGACGTATGGTCGCTGCGAGCAAACGTGGGTCGATGGCCGACGGTATTTCGATCTCGGGGAAGACCAGCAACTGCGTCAAGATGCTGCCAAGCTGCGGGCGGCACTCGTGCAGCGCGTGCTCAGTTCGGGCGAGCCGACAGCCACGCCTGAGGATGAGAAGAAACGCGAGTCAGAATTCTGGCCTCGCGAGGATATCTTTTGTCATCACGGCGAGCTGGATGGTCACGGGCATTAG
- a CDS encoding endonuclease/exonuclease/phosphatase family protein produces the protein MFGIVAVLSGWINSSPLSAEEPRPAAKSNLKILTWNIQMLPTFGFLSEDLQKKQALRAPWIIEYLNQQDYDIVALEEVIDRKITEELKEGLKSHYPHIVAPPSKSGISGTSGGILIASRIPLTYVSHIVYKNVAGVDRLAEKGCLMAAGERDGVRFQIAATHLQAGHNEMKEKQIPEIWEGILKPNLQEGVPQFLVGDMNVASDVDDERPRWRMLLATTHMREYPTDDPRPWSVDGENSWSRPSKHGERIDHVLLNPSGTGTNIQRQTIQRVWKEYEGRRMDYADHYGVIAEVMLQK, from the coding sequence TTGTTCGGGATTGTGGCGGTCCTCTCGGGTTGGATCAATTCGAGTCCGCTGTCGGCTGAGGAGCCGCGCCCGGCTGCGAAATCCAACCTGAAGATTCTGACGTGGAATATTCAGATGCTGCCCACGTTCGGCTTCTTGAGCGAGGACTTGCAAAAGAAGCAGGCGTTGCGGGCGCCGTGGATTATCGAGTATCTCAACCAGCAGGATTACGACATCGTCGCGCTGGAAGAGGTAATTGATCGCAAAATCACGGAAGAGTTGAAAGAGGGGCTCAAGTCGCACTATCCGCATATCGTAGCGCCGCCGTCGAAGTCGGGAATCTCGGGCACGAGCGGCGGCATTCTAATTGCCAGCCGTATCCCGCTGACCTATGTCTCGCACATCGTTTATAAAAACGTGGCCGGGGTCGATCGGCTGGCGGAAAAGGGATGCTTGATGGCTGCCGGCGAGCGCGACGGCGTGCGCTTTCAGATCGCGGCCACGCACCTGCAGGCCGGGCACAACGAGATGAAGGAAAAGCAAATCCCGGAAATCTGGGAGGGAATCCTCAAGCCAAATTTGCAGGAGGGAGTTCCGCAATTCCTGGTCGGTGACATGAACGTCGCATCGGACGTCGATGACGAACGCCCACGCTGGCGGATGTTATTGGCGACAACTCACATGCGCGAGTATCCGACTGACGATCCTCGCCCCTGGTCCGTCGACGGCGAAAACAGTTGGAGCCGGCCGAGCAAGCACGGAGAACGTATCGATCACGTTCTGTTGAATCCCAGCGGAACCGGAACCAATATCCAACGGCAAACGATCCAGCGTGTCTGGAAGGAATACGAGGGGCGCCGCATGGATTATGCCGACCATTACGGCGTCATCGCCGAAGTAATGCTGCAGAAATAA